The following proteins are co-located in the Gloeocapsa sp. PCC 7428 genome:
- a CDS encoding flavin reductase family protein has product MLDEQAKKTMLRKIPHGLYICGVKDGEEVNGFTASWLMQASFKPPLVVNCVKQDSKSHAMIKNSGVFAISFLDDSQKEVAQKFFQPQRRVGNKFEDVEFYIGETGCPIISDSLGYIECQVVDAVEKGDHTVYIGEVIAAGVHREGNSLRLETTGWNYGG; this is encoded by the coding sequence TTGTTAGACGAACAAGCCAAAAAAACCATGCTGCGGAAAATTCCTCACGGCTTATACATCTGTGGCGTCAAAGATGGAGAAGAAGTCAATGGCTTTACTGCTAGCTGGTTAATGCAAGCTTCCTTCAAACCGCCTTTAGTTGTTAATTGTGTTAAACAAGATTCCAAATCCCACGCCATGATTAAAAATAGCGGGGTGTTTGCTATCAGCTTCCTAGATGATTCCCAAAAGGAAGTCGCCCAAAAATTTTTTCAACCGCAGCGCCGTGTTGGTAACAAATTTGAAGATGTAGAATTTTACATCGGCGAAACTGGATGTCCAATTATTTCTGATAGTCTTGGCTACATCGAATGTCAAGTTGTTGATGCCGTAGAAAAAGGCGACCATACTGTTTATATAGGTGAAGTGATTGCTGCGGGTGTTCACCGTGAAGGTAATTCTCTCAGGCTAGAAACCACAGGTTGGAACTATGGTGGATAA
- a CDS encoding phenylpyruvate tautomerase MIF-related protein, with translation MPLIKVQTSVANVEKSDAEALLKSLSSALAKHLGKPESYVMTALESGIPMTFAGTLDPVCYIEIKSVGTMKPEQTKAMSQDFCQKINQALGIDKNRVYIEFADAKGYMWGWNGSTFG, from the coding sequence ATGCCTTTGATCAAAGTTCAAACTTCTGTAGCTAATGTTGAGAAATCTGATGCTGAAGCTTTATTGAAAAGTCTTTCTTCAGCATTAGCAAAACATTTGGGTAAACCCGAATCTTATGTAATGACTGCTTTGGAATCTGGAATTCCGATGACTTTTGCTGGTACGCTTGACCCAGTTTGCTATATCGAAATTAAAAGTGTTGGTACGATGAAACCAGAGCAAACTAAAGCAATGAGTCAAGATTTTTGTCAAAAGATTAATCAAGCTTTGGGTATTGATAAAAATCGAGTCTACATTGAATTTGCCGACGCGAAAGGTTATATGTGGGGCTGGAATGGTTCTACGTTTGGTTAA
- a CDS encoding flagellar motor protein has product MLFLLLAIIKSAIAQTEVAEIQTPKSPPPILVIEDEGAYRFASGSAEIPPAMNAYIKNKIVPEIERNTKEYQINVVEIIGHTDGQGNGNATNNLDQNLEKVANASIPVSQLKAGSNADLGLMRALAVVRILHDLQSKGQLKGLKFRAYSAAQLILPDGNFASVNRKPDATRRRIEIRFTRPGEPIKVK; this is encoded by the coding sequence ATGTTGTTTTTATTACTAGCTATTATTAAAAGTGCGATCGCTCAAACTGAAGTAGCAGAAATTCAAACTCCCAAAAGCCCTCCTCCCATACTTGTGATTGAAGACGAAGGCGCTTATAGATTCGCTTCGGGAAGTGCGGAAATTCCACCAGCTATGAATGCATATATCAAAAATAAAATTGTTCCAGAAATTGAGCGTAACACAAAAGAATATCAAATTAACGTTGTAGAAATTATCGGTCATACTGACGGTCAAGGCAACGGTAATGCCACCAATAACTTAGACCAAAACTTAGAGAAAGTTGCTAATGCAAGTATACCTGTAAGTCAACTCAAAGCAGGGTCTAATGCCGATCTTGGATTGATGCGTGCTTTAGCAGTTGTAAGAATTTTGCACGATCTGCAATCTAAAGGACAGCTGAAAGGCTTAAAATTTAGAGCTTATTCAGCCGCACAGCTAATTTTACCCGATGGGAATTTTGCATCAGTCAATCGTAAGCCAGATGCAACACGGCGACGTATTGAAATTCGTTTTACTCGCCCAGGCGAGCCGATTAAAGTAAAGTGA
- a CDS encoding tubulin-like doman-containing protein, producing the protein MRVRKLIVDRYKSLDKLPVVSFIHIDTDKETTQSVSLRTGKIYQGVDLCFQDYDSYVVFITSYY; encoded by the coding sequence ATGCGTGTTCGCAAACTCATTGTCGATCGCTATAAAAGTTTAGATAAGTTACCAGTTGTTAGTTTTATTCATATTGATACAGACAAAGAAACAACACAATCTGTTAGCTTGCGTACAGGAAAGATTTATCAAGGTGTTGATTTATGTTTTCAAGATTATGATAGCTATGTTGTTTTTATTACTAGCTATTATTAA
- the dnaN gene encoding DNA polymerase III subunit beta: MKFVCNQSDISTNLSLVSRAVPSRPTHPILANVLLTADAQQGQVSLTAFDLSLGIRTSFAAQVETGGEIALPAKLLNDIISRMPQGELTIDDEGDTPLSATIASTSGKYQVRGMGVEEFPELPVVEGETIYLPAEALTEGLRGSLFATSADETKQILSGLHLTLEQDTLEFAATDGHRLAVVQTINETAPVETDPTRLEVTVPAKALRELERMLGMRDQGESLALYCDRGQIVFEWENQRLTSRTLEGQYPAYRQLIPRQFEIQVTLERKYLLSAIERIAVLADQKNNIVKFTLDSSKQELALSVDAQDIGSGRESMSAQISGDSIDIAFNIKYLVDGLKALPSSEIQMQINTPTSPVILTPLGGVKMTYLIMPVQIRT; encoded by the coding sequence ATGAAATTCGTTTGCAACCAAAGTGATATCAGTACAAACTTGTCACTCGTAAGTCGGGCGGTTCCTTCACGTCCTACGCATCCAATTTTGGCAAACGTTCTCTTAACCGCAGATGCACAACAAGGACAGGTGAGTTTGACTGCGTTCGATCTTAGCTTAGGAATTCGGACTAGCTTTGCTGCACAAGTCGAAACTGGCGGAGAAATTGCCCTTCCAGCAAAGTTACTCAATGACATTATCTCTCGAATGCCACAAGGAGAATTGACGATTGATGATGAAGGCGACACGCCGTTAAGCGCGACGATCGCATCGACTTCGGGAAAATATCAAGTGCGGGGTATGGGAGTTGAAGAATTTCCCGAATTACCTGTTGTCGAAGGTGAAACGATTTATCTTCCAGCAGAAGCTTTAACCGAAGGGCTACGCGGTTCTTTGTTTGCAACAAGTGCGGATGAAACGAAACAAATATTATCTGGACTGCATTTGACTTTAGAACAAGATACTCTAGAATTTGCGGCTACAGATGGTCATCGTTTGGCAGTTGTACAAACAATCAACGAAACCGCCCCTGTGGAGACTGATCCAACGCGATTAGAGGTGACAGTACCAGCAAAAGCTTTGCGCGAACTAGAACGGATGCTAGGAATGCGCGATCAAGGTGAATCATTGGCATTGTACTGCGATCGCGGACAAATTGTTTTTGAATGGGAAAATCAAAGGCTTACCAGCCGCACTTTAGAAGGGCAATATCCGGCTTATCGTCAACTGATTCCCCGTCAATTTGAAATTCAAGTCACACTCGAACGCAAATATTTACTCAGTGCGATCGAACGAATTGCAGTTTTAGCAGATCAGAAAAATAATATTGTTAAGTTTACGCTTGATAGTTCAAAACAAGAATTAGCTTTGTCGGTTGATGCACAAGATATTGGTAGTGGTAGAGAATCAATGTCTGCACAAATTTCTGGCGATAGTATTGATATTGCCTTTAATATTAAATATCTAGTTGATGGCTTGAAAGCACTTCCTAGTTCAGAAATTCAAATGCAGATTAATACGCCAACAAGCCCAGTGATTTTAACGCCTTTGGGTGGTGTAAAAATGACTTACTTGATTATGCCAGTGCAAATTAGGACTTAA
- a CDS encoding SAM-dependent methyltransferase, whose translation MTQQQLDSKAFVSLSARLTAAMRSQETARCDRIFNDPFATQLAGTDAFAFLAQRKIQPEQDGRPYVVVRTRFFDDFLLAKQLPQVVILASGMDTRAYRLPWLANTKVYELDRLEVLHYKNAVLKDVKPNCERYAIAADLTQPWSHLLLDQGYRTDLPSVWLIEGLLMYLDLPQVHTLLTTVSQLAVAGSWLGLDVINTKAIQSTTDSSFQGYWRSGFDNPEELLANCGWKAKVIQPGDEGAHFGRYTRKLPPRDVPNVERVFLVTAQKFHQYS comes from the coding sequence ATGACGCAACAACAGCTTGATTCAAAGGCGTTTGTATCGCTATCTGCAAGACTAACAGCAGCAATGCGATCGCAAGAAACCGCACGATGCGATCGCATTTTTAACGATCCATTTGCAACTCAGCTTGCGGGTACTGATGCATTCGCCTTTCTAGCACAAAGAAAAATTCAACCTGAACAAGACGGAAGACCTTATGTCGTTGTTCGCACGCGATTTTTTGATGATTTTCTATTAGCCAAACAACTTCCTCAAGTTGTCATTTTAGCATCAGGAATGGATACGCGAGCGTATCGGCTTCCTTGGCTAGCAAATACTAAAGTATACGAACTCGATCGACTTGAAGTTCTTCATTATAAAAACGCTGTACTTAAAGATGTAAAACCTAATTGCGAACGGTACGCGATCGCCGCAGATCTAACGCAACCTTGGTCGCACTTATTATTAGATCAAGGCTATCGTACTGATTTACCTTCTGTATGGTTAATCGAAGGCTTATTGATGTACTTGGATTTACCTCAAGTACATACTTTGCTGACAACAGTCTCACAACTAGCGGTAGCCGGAAGTTGGCTTGGTTTAGACGTTATTAATACTAAAGCAATACAATCAACCACAGACAGTAGTTTTCAAGGATATTGGCGTTCTGGATTTGACAATCCAGAAGAGTTACTAGCAAACTGTGGGTGGAAAGCAAAAGTTATTCAACCTGGAGATGAAGGCGCACATTTTGGGCGTTATACTCGTAAATTACCACCCCGCGACGTTCCCAATGTCGAACGGGTGTTTCTTGTTACCGCGCAGAAATTTCATCAATATAGTTAA
- a CDS encoding TRC40/GET3/ArsA family transport-energizing ATPase, with amino-acid sequence MRVILMTGKGGVGKTSVAAATGLRCAELGYRTLVLSTDPAHSLADSFDLELGHDPRQVRPNLWGAELDALLELEGNWGAVKRYITQVLQARGLDGVQAEELAILPGMDEIFGLVRMKRHYDEGEFDVLIIDSAPTGTALRLLSLPEVSGWYMRRFYKPLQKMSVALRPLVEPLFRPIAGFSLPDKEVMDAPYEFYEQIEALEKVLTDNMQTSVRLVTNPEKMVLKESLRAHAYLSLYNVATDLVVANRIIPEEVQDPFFQRWKENQQQYRQEIHENFRPLPVKEVPLYSEEMCGLAALERLKDTLYKDEDPTQVYYKETTVRVVQDNNQYTLELYLPGIAKDNIQLSKTGDELNITIGNHRRNLVLPQALAALQPAGAKMEDDYLKIRFADGVRA; translated from the coding sequence ATGCGTGTAATTCTGATGACAGGCAAAGGAGGAGTCGGAAAAACCTCTGTTGCTGCGGCTACTGGACTTCGTTGCGCAGAGTTAGGCTATCGCACACTCGTTTTAAGTACCGATCCAGCACATTCACTTGCAGATAGTTTTGACTTAGAACTCGGACACGATCCGCGACAAGTCCGCCCAAACCTTTGGGGAGCAGAATTAGACGCATTATTAGAATTAGAAGGCAACTGGGGAGCCGTTAAGCGTTACATTACTCAAGTTTTACAAGCGCGGGGACTTGACGGCGTACAAGCTGAAGAACTTGCTATTTTGCCTGGAATGGATGAAATTTTCGGATTGGTACGCATGAAGCGCCATTACGACGAAGGCGAGTTTGATGTCTTAATTATTGACTCGGCTCCGACTGGTACTGCTTTGCGTTTATTAAGTTTACCCGAAGTTAGCGGCTGGTATATGCGACGTTTTTACAAGCCATTACAAAAGATGTCTGTAGCGTTGAGACCGCTTGTAGAGCCTTTATTTCGACCGATCGCAGGATTTTCTTTGCCTGATAAAGAAGTGATGGATGCGCCGTATGAATTTTACGAGCAAATCGAAGCATTAGAAAAAGTATTAACGGATAATATGCAAACTTCGGTGCGCTTGGTAACGAATCCAGAAAAAATGGTATTAAAAGAATCGCTACGCGCTCATGCTTATTTAAGTTTGTATAATGTAGCAACAGATTTAGTTGTTGCAAATCGGATTATTCCTGAAGAAGTTCAAGATCCTTTCTTTCAAAGATGGAAGGAAAATCAACAGCAATATCGCCAAGAAATTCATGAAAATTTCCGTCCGCTACCTGTAAAAGAAGTTCCTTTATATTCTGAGGAAATGTGCGGTTTAGCAGCTTTAGAGCGACTCAAAGATACGCTTTATAAAGACGAAGATCCGACGCAAGTTTATTACAAAGAAACAACGGTACGCGTTGTTCAAGATAACAATCAGTACACCTTAGAACTGTATTTACCAGGAATTGCTAAAGACAATATTCAACTGAGTAAAACTGGCGATGAGTTGAATATCACTATTGGTAATCATCGGCGTAACTTAGTATTACCGCAAGCTCTAGCCGCATTACAACCAGCAGGTGCAAAGATGGAGGATGATTATTTGAAGATTCGTTTTGCTGATGGTGTCAGGGCTTAG
- a CDS encoding DUF2358 domain-containing protein, translated as MDIVETLKEDYQRFPANQTYSIYAQDVYFKDPLNEFRGVERYKAMIGFIETWFIAPKMDLHDIRREGDTIKTEWTLSWNTPVPWKPRIAIPGWSELRVNQQDIITSHVDYWKCSRLDVIKQHLFPTKNR; from the coding sequence ATGGATATTGTTGAAACCCTTAAAGAAGACTACCAAAGGTTCCCCGCGAATCAGACATACAGCATCTACGCGCAAGATGTGTACTTCAAAGATCCGTTAAACGAATTTCGTGGTGTCGAGCGCTACAAAGCCATGATCGGTTTTATCGAAACATGGTTCATTGCGCCCAAAATGGACTTACATGATATCCGTCGCGAAGGAGACACGATCAAAACCGAGTGGACTTTAAGCTGGAACACTCCTGTACCCTGGAAGCCACGCATTGCGATTCCTGGTTGGAGTGAGTTGCGTGTTAATCAACAGGACATTATTACTTCTCATGTCGATTATTGGAAATGTTCGCGCCTCGACGTGATTAAACAGCACCTATTTCCTACCAAGAATAGATAG
- a CDS encoding DUF4912 domain-containing protein has translation MAKERPPLDEMTLRQLRRVASEYGVSRYSRMRKAQLLAAIQQIERTKVSVVPTRTLEAQEAVEAAKFELGQDDRTGGSLADVDEGLAELPDGYGESRIVLLPRDPQWAYTYWDIPNDHKEDLRKQGGQQLALRIYDVTDINIDYQSPHSIQEYPCDELAREWYLPIPVSDRDYVVDIGYRCADGRWLVLARSAPVHVPPVYPSDWIEDHFITVSFEEDLRSKTVYELVPPAKRMATAGVQHDSNPIYDEIFGMAQGVEAQRVAGSLYGSMQQVPGSAQMVGVESISSYVTASGMGMWAVPTMSGVGMSGVGMSGAGFSASAIPMRPRQFWLIADAELIVYGATEPDATVTIGGRPIKLNPDGTFRFQMSFQDGLIDYPIMAVAADGEQTRSIHMKFTRETPSRNTNTKEEAVPEWFA, from the coding sequence ATGGCTAAAGAACGCCCACCTTTAGATGAGATGACCTTGCGGCAACTCAGAAGAGTTGCCAGTGAATACGGTGTCTCGCGTTATAGCCGAATGCGGAAGGCGCAACTGCTAGCGGCAATTCAACAAATCGAGCGCACAAAAGTTTCTGTTGTTCCAACTCGTACACTGGAGGCACAAGAAGCAGTGGAAGCAGCTAAATTTGAATTAGGTCAAGATGACCGTACAGGTGGCTCCTTAGCTGATGTAGATGAAGGTTTAGCCGAATTACCTGATGGTTATGGCGAAAGTCGGATTGTGTTACTGCCTCGCGATCCTCAATGGGCATACACGTACTGGGATATCCCCAACGATCATAAAGAAGACTTGCGCAAACAAGGCGGACAACAGCTAGCACTGCGCATTTATGACGTTACAGACATTAACATCGATTACCAAAGTCCCCACAGCATTCAAGAATATCCTTGCGATGAGTTAGCGCGAGAATGGTATTTACCAATTCCTGTCAGCGATCGCGACTACGTTGTCGATATTGGTTATCGCTGTGCTGATGGTCGTTGGTTAGTTTTAGCACGTTCTGCACCTGTTCACGTACCGCCTGTTTACCCTAGCGACTGGATTGAAGACCATTTCATTACTGTCAGCTTTGAAGAAGATCTACGCAGTAAAACTGTCTACGAACTTGTACCACCAGCTAAGCGCATGGCAACCGCTGGAGTTCAACACGACAGCAATCCGATCTACGATGAGATCTTCGGTATGGCTCAAGGTGTTGAAGCGCAAAGAGTGGCAGGTTCGCTCTATGGCTCAATGCAGCAAGTACCAGGTTCTGCGCAGATGGTTGGTGTAGAGTCAATTAGCTCGTATGTCACTGCCTCTGGAATGGGTATGTGGGCTGTACCAACAATGTCGGGTGTAGGAATGTCCGGTGTTGGGATGTCGGGTGCTGGCTTCTCGGCTTCGGCAATTCCGATGCGCCCGCGTCAGTTCTGGTTAATCGCAGATGCCGAGTTGATTGTTTATGGTGCAACCGAACCGGATGCTACTGTAACGATTGGCGGACGTCCGATCAAGCTTAATCCTGATGGTACATTCCGCTTCCAGATGTCCTTCCAGGATGGTTTAATCGACTATCCGATTATGGCGGTAGCCGCTGACGGCGAACAAACACGCTCAATTCATATGAAGTTCACGCGCGAAACGCCATCACGGAATACGAATACAAAAGAAGAAGCGGTTCCAGAGTGGTTTGCTTAA
- a CDS encoding cobyrinate a,c-diamide synthase: MALIIAGERSGVGKTTVTLMLLAYLSQRLQVQSFKVGPDYIDPMFHQYVTKRPCRNLDLILTNDAYVKQSFKHHSQGVDCAVVEGVMGLFDGATGIDDTASTAHIARLLELPVLLVIDCSRLSRSVAAIAHGYRSFDPRVKIAGVVLNRVGSDRHLQLLKEALESIQLPILGILRRSDDLTIPDRHLGLVPTAEMTQLDQLIDKFAQLGETCFDWEQLLPLLKRVSGFSVTTEDEEKIASATHSTSLRIAVARDRAFSFYYPDNLEILAQLGAEIVYWSPLTDPDLPENIHGLYLGGGFPEVFAQQLAENKSARVAVKKAIEQGMPTYAECGGLMYLSQAIVDFERKSWSMVGIIPATAIMDSRLTLGYRRANVLQSPLIATGTAVWGHEFHRSRLNQTSTAPLYELQGYNSSFRTLEGWQAYQVHTSYLHLHFGGNIKIPQQFLQRCLQFRESQVSTLNKK; this comes from the coding sequence ATGGCATTAATTATCGCTGGAGAACGTAGTGGCGTTGGTAAAACGACAGTCACGCTGATGTTGCTTGCTTATCTAAGCCAGCGACTACAGGTGCAATCTTTCAAGGTTGGACCTGATTACATTGACCCGATGTTTCATCAGTATGTAACAAAACGCCCCTGCCGAAATTTAGATTTGATATTGACTAATGACGCTTATGTAAAGCAGTCCTTCAAACATCACAGTCAAGGTGTTGATTGTGCGGTGGTAGAAGGCGTTATGGGATTATTTGATGGTGCTACGGGTATTGATGACACAGCAAGTACAGCACACATTGCACGGTTATTAGAGTTACCAGTTTTACTTGTCATTGACTGTAGTCGGTTATCGCGATCTGTAGCGGCAATCGCTCACGGTTATCGTTCGTTCGATCCACGAGTCAAAATTGCGGGGGTTGTGCTAAATCGCGTTGGTAGCGATCGCCATTTGCAACTTTTAAAAGAAGCACTAGAATCAATACAGTTACCAATTCTTGGTATATTACGTCGTTCAGATGATTTAACAATTCCCGATCGTCACTTAGGTTTAGTTCCCACCGCAGAAATGACGCAACTCGATCAATTGATCGATAAATTTGCACAACTTGGAGAAACCTGTTTTGACTGGGAACAGCTATTACCACTTTTAAAACGAGTGAGTGGCTTTAGCGTAACGACAGAAGATGAAGAAAAGATCGCAAGTGCTACCCATAGTACTTCACTCAGAATAGCAGTGGCACGCGATCGCGCTTTTAGTTTCTACTACCCAGATAATCTAGAAATTCTGGCTCAACTGGGTGCAGAGATCGTTTATTGGAGTCCATTAACTGATCCTGACTTACCAGAAAACATTCACGGATTATATTTAGGTGGCGGCTTTCCTGAAGTATTTGCCCAACAACTAGCGGAAAACAAATCAGCACGAGTAGCAGTAAAAAAAGCGATTGAGCAAGGAATGCCTACATATGCCGAATGTGGTGGGTTAATGTATTTGTCGCAGGCGATCGTCGATTTTGAGCGAAAATCTTGGTCAATGGTAGGCATCATTCCGGCAACAGCAATTATGGATTCTCGCTTAACACTCGGTTATCGCCGAGCCAATGTATTGCAAAGTCCACTTATAGCAACGGGAACAGCAGTATGGGGACACGAGTTTCATCGATCGCGGCTCAATCAAACATCTACAGCGCCTTTATATGAATTGCAAGGATACAACTCCAGCTTTAGAACCTTGGAAGGATGGCAGGCATATCAAGTTCATACATCTTACCTTCACCTTCATTTTGGCGGGAATATCAAAATTCCTCAGCAGTTTTTACAACGCTGTCTCCAGTTTCGTGAATCTCAAGTTAGTACGCTAAATAAAAAATGA
- a CDS encoding ABC transporter substrate-binding protein, with protein sequence MRKKVFRKAKLFLLFLAAVFVFSIAACNSKTLWLQPGRINSTTKQIEQSDSAQKSAATKIVSHALGQAEIPLHPQRIVVLDGSYLLDPLLAIGIKPVGAATCPYCINSDTLNQVVADIPLVGHREQPSLEKIISLKPDLIVGHIWQKQYYSLLSMIAPTVMIDTASGVDFKKNLKYLAEILDRSDRSEEILAEYGKRIQTFQQQLAEKLRTKTVSVLHLYGSNIAVYGSDFVPYGQIMLDAGIPLIPAYKNLKGYLELSLEALPDWDADILFIDILRKDDSENLKSLSFLKQPLWSTLKAVQNNQVYVVSWASTVVGPITANQFVDELYRYFSDTL encoded by the coding sequence ATGAGGAAAAAAGTGTTCCGTAAAGCCAAGCTATTTCTACTCTTCTTAGCAGCAGTTTTTGTCTTCTCTATCGCTGCTTGCAATAGTAAGACGCTGTGGCTTCAGCCAGGCAGAATAAATTCAACAACTAAACAAATAGAGCAGTCAGACTCTGCACAAAAATCAGCAGCAACAAAAATTGTGAGCCATGCTTTAGGACAAGCAGAAATTCCCCTCCATCCTCAGCGCATTGTGGTACTAGATGGTAGTTACCTTCTCGACCCGTTATTAGCAATAGGCATAAAACCAGTGGGTGCTGCCACCTGCCCCTACTGTATCAACTCGGATACGCTTAATCAGGTTGTTGCTGATATTCCGCTTGTGGGTCATCGGGAACAACCATCTTTAGAAAAAATTATCAGTCTAAAACCTGATTTAATTGTGGGACATATATGGCAAAAGCAATACTATTCACTCTTGTCTATGATCGCGCCTACGGTAATGATAGATACGGCTAGTGGAGTCGATTTCAAAAAAAACTTGAAATATTTAGCCGAAATCTTAGACAGGAGCGATCGCTCTGAAGAAATTTTAGCTGAGTATGGTAAACGAATTCAAACGTTTCAGCAACAGCTAGCCGAAAAGTTGAGGACTAAAACAGTATCGGTTCTTCACCTTTACGGGTCAAATATTGCTGTTTATGGATCGGATTTTGTGCCATACGGTCAGATCATGCTCGATGCCGGTATACCGCTCATCCCTGCTTATAAAAATCTCAAAGGCTACTTAGAATTAAGCCTTGAGGCTTTGCCTGATTGGGATGCCGATATTTTATTTATTGACATACTCCGTAAAGACGATTCTGAAAACCTTAAATCACTATCGTTCTTGAAACAACCGCTCTGGTCAACATTAAAAGCTGTACAGAATAACCAAGTATATGTAGTGAGTTGGGCTAGCACCGTTGTAGGTCCAATTACAGCTAATCAATTTGTTGATGAACTTTATAGATATTTTAGTGATACTCTTTAA